In a single window of the Amycolatopsis sp. cg5 genome:
- a CDS encoding FAD-dependent oxidoreductase, with product MIPGSLNARRRERELDELADGERVDLLVIGGGVTGAGIALDAASRGLSVALLEAHDLAFGTSRFSSKLVHGGLRYLAKGEFALAQESAIERGIMMTRTAPHLTRAMPQLFPLYASMSPFQRRLTSVGLHAGDVLRRVARTPSWVLPRPRFVPAAETLALAPGLRRHGLRGGLLGFDGALVDDARLVVTIARTAASYGARVLTKVRAVEVTGDRVVARDELSGRTLEISARQVVNAAGVWAGSVVPSVRLRPSLGSHLVLATDTVGLGLASVNVAVPGETNRFVFLLPQPGGRVYLGLTDEPLHGDVPDVPTVPESDVDFLLGVASSVLARTLTREDVIGSYAGLRPLVDIPGTSGRSADLSRKHAVATSSDGVVTVVGGKLTTYRKMAQDGVDAAIAHAGLHAGPSITSHLPMIGAADRSTLSTLDAPERLVARYGTEAPRIAALGEVDQSLGEELRTGVTAAEVVWAVRHEGALDADDVLARRTRLALVPADADAVRARVEELVTKALAGL from the coding sequence TCGACCTGCTCGTGATCGGCGGCGGCGTGACCGGCGCCGGGATCGCCTTGGACGCGGCTTCGCGCGGCCTGTCCGTGGCGTTGCTCGAAGCGCACGACCTGGCTTTCGGGACGTCGCGGTTCTCCAGCAAGCTCGTGCACGGCGGGCTGCGGTATCTGGCCAAGGGCGAGTTCGCGCTCGCGCAGGAGAGCGCGATCGAGCGCGGGATCATGATGACGCGCACGGCGCCGCACCTCACCCGCGCGATGCCGCAGCTGTTTCCCTTGTACGCCAGCATGTCCCCGTTCCAGCGGCGGCTGACCTCGGTCGGCCTGCACGCGGGCGATGTACTCCGGCGCGTCGCCAGGACGCCGTCCTGGGTGCTGCCGCGGCCACGTTTCGTACCCGCGGCGGAGACGCTCGCACTCGCGCCGGGCCTGCGGCGGCACGGATTGCGCGGCGGGCTGCTCGGGTTCGACGGCGCTTTGGTCGACGACGCCCGCCTGGTCGTCACGATCGCCCGGACGGCCGCGTCCTACGGCGCGCGCGTGCTGACCAAGGTGCGCGCGGTCGAGGTGACCGGCGACCGGGTGGTCGCCCGCGACGAACTTTCGGGGCGCACACTGGAGATCTCGGCACGCCAGGTCGTCAACGCGGCAGGCGTGTGGGCCGGGTCGGTGGTGCCGTCGGTGCGGCTGCGACCGTCGCTCGGCTCGCATCTGGTGCTCGCGACGGACACGGTCGGCCTCGGCCTGGCATCGGTGAACGTCGCGGTCCCCGGTGAGACGAACCGCTTCGTGTTCCTCCTGCCGCAACCCGGCGGTCGCGTCTACTTGGGACTCACGGACGAACCGTTGCACGGCGATGTCCCTGACGTGCCAACGGTTCCCGAGTCCGATGTGGACTTCCTGCTCGGCGTCGCCTCATCGGTGCTGGCGCGGACGCTCACCCGCGAGGACGTGATCGGCTCGTACGCCGGACTCCGCCCGCTCGTCGACATTCCCGGCACCAGCGGCCGCAGCGCGGACCTCTCCCGCAAGCACGCGGTCGCGACCTCGTCCGACGGGGTGGTGACGGTCGTCGGCGGCAAGCTGACGACGTACCGCAAGATGGCGCAGGACGGCGTCGACGCCGCGATCGCGCACGCCGGGCTGCACGCGGGCCCGTCGATCACCTCACACCTGCCGATGATCGGCGCCGCCGACCGCTCCACACTGTCCACTTTGGACGCCCCAGAGCGGCTGGTCGCGCGGTACGGCACCGAAGCACCCCGCATCGCCGCGCTCGGCGAGGTCGACCAGTCGCTCGGCGAGGAACTCCGCACGGGCGTCACGGCGGCCGAGGTCGTCTGGGCCGTCCGGCACGAGGGCGCGCTCGACGCCGACGACGTACTCGCCCGCCGCACCCGCCTCGCGCTGGTCCCCGCCGACGCCGACGCCGTCCGCGCCCGCGTCGAAGAACTGGTCACCAAGGCACTCGCCGGACTCTGA
- a CDS encoding helix-turn-helix transcriptional regulator, producing MSPVKRGKELPIHNRLQVLRAERGLSRAALAEAVEVNPQTIGALERGDHYPSLDLAFRLCSVFDLPVEAVFSREPFTPLSTQVYREGGA from the coding sequence ATGAGCCCGGTAAAACGCGGCAAAGAACTGCCGATCCACAACCGGCTCCAAGTACTCCGAGCAGAGCGGGGACTGAGCCGCGCGGCGCTGGCCGAGGCGGTCGAGGTGAACCCGCAGACGATCGGCGCGCTGGAGCGCGGTGATCACTATCCGAGCCTGGACCTGGCGTTCCGGCTGTGCTCGGTGTTCGACCTGCCGGTGGAGGCGGTGTTCAGCAGGGAGCCGTTCACCCCGCTGTCGACGCAGGTCTATCGAGAGGGCGGCGCATGA
- a CDS encoding ABC transporter ATP-binding protein, with protein sequence MTTRLELRAVSKRYGKVTALDEVTFDVRGGELFGFVGSNGAGKTTTMRIALGVLAADSGDVWFDDLPITHETRTRIGYMPEERGLYPKMKVLDHLVFLAELHGMGTNEAHRSAENWIARLGLAERRKDEIQKLSLGNQQRVQLAAALVHDPAVLVLDEPFSGLDPIAVDVMSEVLRQKASEGVPVVFSSHQLDLVERLCDRVGIIKDGRMVATGTVGELTAHANTKLVVGAVRGWAAGLAGVRVLEENGTRTVVELDAGVDDQAVLAAALSAGPVTEFSRSRRSLTDLFRDAVTTGAKA encoded by the coding sequence ATGACCACCAGGCTCGAGCTACGGGCGGTCTCGAAGCGCTATGGCAAGGTCACCGCGCTCGACGAGGTCACCTTCGACGTGCGCGGCGGTGAGCTGTTCGGGTTCGTCGGGAGCAACGGCGCAGGCAAGACCACGACCATGCGGATCGCGCTCGGCGTGCTGGCGGCCGACAGCGGCGACGTCTGGTTCGACGATCTGCCGATCACGCACGAGACGCGCACCCGCATCGGCTACATGCCGGAGGAGCGTGGGCTCTATCCGAAGATGAAGGTGCTCGACCACCTCGTCTTCCTCGCCGAGCTGCACGGGATGGGGACCAACGAGGCGCATCGCAGCGCCGAGAACTGGATCGCCAGGCTCGGGCTGGCCGAGCGACGCAAGGACGAGATCCAGAAACTCAGCCTCGGCAACCAGCAGCGCGTCCAGCTGGCCGCCGCTCTGGTGCATGATCCGGCGGTGCTGGTGCTCGACGAGCCGTTCTCCGGGCTGGACCCGATCGCGGTCGACGTGATGAGCGAAGTGTTGCGGCAGAAGGCTTCCGAGGGTGTGCCGGTGGTGTTCTCCAGCCACCAGCTGGACCTGGTCGAGCGGCTGTGCGACCGGGTCGGGATCATCAAGGACGGGCGGATGGTCGCCACCGGCACGGTCGGCGAGCTCACCGCGCACGCGAACACCAAGCTCGTCGTCGGCGCGGTCCGCGGCTGGGCGGCCGGGCTGGCCGGGGTGCGCGTGCTGGAGGAGAACGGCACGCGCACGGTGGTCGAGCTCGACGCCGGCGTCGACGACCAGGCGGTGCTGGCGGCGGCGCTGAGCGCCGGGCCGGTGACGGAGTTCAGCCGTAGCCGTCGGTCGCTCACGGATCTGTTCAGGGACGCGGTCACGACAGGGGCGAAGGCATGA
- a CDS encoding ABC transporter permease, giving the protein MSTVTPQRAVWLIARREINTRLRTRSFVAGTAALLVAMLGFLAVQAWLSDSAGKNTVGLTGQTTGVSEQLTALGEQAGLKIVTRQFPTADEGKAQVESGDVDALLSGTAAELRVLVKSTLDDKLRAVLDRISQQEVLNGKLSEAGLDPSQVLASVAATRVAVTELKPADPDRSQRLAIGAIVAILLYITLFTYGVMVAQGVVEEKASRVVEILLSTVRPWHLLLGKVIGLGLVGLAQLVILAGVGVIGGFATGVLTLSGVATGALIWGVVWYLLGFLLYATLYGAAGSLVSRQEDTQSVIGPVNIVLIMGFVVGINLMTSAPDGQAVKIASLVPFLAPILMPGRIAAGTAALWEIAASLTLTLLAVALLTWLGAKIYQNSILRTGSRVKLRDALKTR; this is encoded by the coding sequence ATGAGCACGGTCACGCCGCAGCGGGCGGTCTGGCTGATCGCCAGGCGGGAGATCAACACCCGGCTGCGGACCCGGTCGTTCGTCGCGGGCACCGCGGCGCTGCTGGTGGCGATGCTCGGGTTCCTGGCCGTGCAGGCCTGGCTCAGCGACTCGGCAGGCAAGAACACGGTCGGTCTCACCGGCCAGACCACCGGCGTCAGCGAGCAGCTCACCGCGCTCGGCGAGCAGGCCGGGCTGAAGATCGTCACCAGGCAGTTCCCGACGGCGGACGAAGGCAAGGCGCAGGTCGAAAGCGGCGACGTGGACGCGCTGCTGTCCGGCACCGCCGCCGAGCTGCGGGTGCTCGTCAAGTCCACTTTGGACGACAAACTGCGCGCGGTGCTGGACCGCATCTCCCAGCAGGAGGTGCTTAACGGCAAGCTGTCCGAGGCAGGCCTCGATCCCAGTCAGGTGCTGGCTTCGGTCGCGGCCACGCGCGTGGCCGTGACCGAGCTCAAGCCCGCCGACCCGGACCGTTCGCAGCGGCTCGCGATCGGCGCGATCGTCGCGATCCTGTTGTACATCACGCTGTTCACCTACGGCGTGATGGTCGCGCAGGGCGTGGTCGAGGAGAAGGCCAGCCGGGTGGTGGAGATCCTGCTGTCGACGGTGCGGCCGTGGCATCTGCTGCTGGGCAAGGTGATCGGGCTCGGCCTCGTCGGGCTCGCCCAGCTGGTCATCCTCGCCGGGGTCGGGGTGATCGGCGGGTTCGCGACCGGGGTGCTCACCCTGTCCGGGGTCGCCACGGGCGCGCTGATCTGGGGCGTGGTCTGGTACCTGCTCGGTTTCCTGTTGTACGCCACGCTTTACGGCGCCGCGGGTTCGCTCGTGTCACGCCAGGAGGACACCCAGTCCGTGATCGGGCCGGTGAACATCGTGCTCATCATGGGGTTCGTCGTGGGGATCAACCTGATGACCTCGGCGCCGGACGGGCAGGCCGTCAAGATCGCCTCGCTGGTCCCGTTCCTCGCGCCGATCCTGATGCCGGGCCGGATCGCCGCGGGCACGGCCGCGCTTTGGGAGATCGCCGCGTCGCTCACGCTGACGCTGCTCGCCGTCGCGCTGCTCACCTGGCTGGGCGCGAAGATCTACCAGAACTCGATCCTGCGCACCGGCAGCCGGGTGAAACTGCGGGACGCGCTCAAGACCCGGTGA
- a CDS encoding deoxyribodipyrimidine photo-lyase codes for MPAVLWFRRDLRLADHPALCAAAAQGEVLALYVLDEALLKPSGKPRLAFMYGCLEALDEQLGGRLQIVKGDPKAEVLKAAQSVGATEVHVSTDCAPYGRKRDAEVAKALAEHGIDWVETGSPYAITPGRITKADGDPYKVYTPFYRAWVRHSWPNPAKKTKVDWIEPKKSLKISKAPSVGKMVLPEPGEKAALKLWRAFLDSGVNYADGRDRPDLPGTTKISPYLRWGCVHPRTLLKDLEDETLRGEIAWRDFHADVLWHNPKAARWNLDKRFDSMRHEDDKAAFELWCQGKTGFPIVDAGMRQLLAEGWMHNRVRMIVASFLVKDLHLPWQWGARHFMRHLVDGDLASNQLNWQWVAGSGSDAAPYFRVFNPTTQGKKFDPNGDYGRRYIPENENYPAPMVDHAHERQVALERYGEITGS; via the coding sequence ATGCCCGCCGTGCTCTGGTTCCGCCGCGATCTACGCCTCGCCGATCATCCCGCGCTCTGCGCCGCGGCCGCCCAAGGCGAAGTGCTCGCGCTGTACGTGCTCGACGAGGCGCTGCTCAAACCATCCGGAAAACCTCGGCTGGCCTTCATGTACGGCTGCCTCGAAGCGCTCGACGAGCAGCTCGGCGGCCGGTTGCAGATCGTCAAGGGTGACCCGAAGGCCGAAGTGCTCAAGGCCGCGCAGTCCGTCGGTGCGACCGAGGTGCACGTCAGCACCGATTGTGCCCCCTACGGCCGCAAGCGTGACGCCGAAGTCGCGAAAGCGTTGGCGGAGCACGGAATCGACTGGGTCGAGACGGGATCGCCGTACGCGATCACGCCGGGCCGGATCACCAAGGCCGACGGCGATCCGTACAAGGTGTACACGCCGTTCTACCGCGCCTGGGTGCGTCATTCCTGGCCCAACCCGGCCAAGAAAACCAAAGTGGACTGGATCGAGCCGAAGAAGTCGCTCAAGATCTCCAAAGCGCCTTCGGTCGGCAAAATGGTGTTGCCCGAACCGGGCGAGAAAGCGGCACTCAAGCTCTGGCGGGCTTTCCTCGATTCCGGGGTGAACTACGCCGACGGCCGCGACCGGCCGGATCTCCCTGGCACCACCAAGATCTCGCCCTATCTGCGCTGGGGTTGCGTCCACCCGCGCACCCTGCTCAAAGACCTCGAAGACGAGACACTGCGCGGTGAGATCGCCTGGCGTGATTTCCACGCGGATGTGTTGTGGCACAACCCGAAAGCCGCGCGCTGGAATCTCGACAAGCGCTTCGACTCGATGCGCCACGAGGATGACAAGGCCGCGTTCGAGCTGTGGTGCCAGGGAAAGACCGGCTTCCCGATCGTCGACGCGGGCATGCGGCAGCTGCTCGCCGAGGGCTGGATGCACAACCGGGTCCGGATGATCGTCGCGAGCTTCCTCGTCAAGGACCTGCACCTGCCCTGGCAGTGGGGCGCCCGGCATTTCATGCGGCATCTGGTCGACGGCGACCTCGCGTCCAACCAGCTCAACTGGCAGTGGGTCGCGGGCTCCGGCTCGGACGCGGCGCCGTACTTCCGCGTCTTCAACCCGACGACGCAGGGCAAGAAGTTCGACCCCAACGGCGACTACGGTCGCCGCTATATCCCCGAAAACGAGAACTACCCGGCGCCCATGGTCGACCATGCCCATGAGCGCCAGGTGGCACTCGAACGCTACGGCGAGATCACCGGGTCTTGA
- a CDS encoding citrate synthase, translated as MSDATTAGQSGGETVALRLPSGEHELKVVHPVEGAPGIELGKLLASTGYITLDPGFVNTGAASSAITYIDGDAGILRYRGYPIEQLAQKSTFIEVSYLLIYGELPTQAQLTEFTEKIQRHTLLHEDLKAFFGGFPRDAHPMPVLSSAVSALSTFYQDSLNPFDEPNVELSTIRLLAKVPTLAAYAYKKSIGQPFLYPDNSLGLVENFLRMTFGLPAEPYDVDPEVAKALDLLFILHADHEQNCSTSTVRLVGSSEANLFASVSAGINALFGPLHGGANSAVLDMLEGIKADGGDVENFVNRVKNKEQGVKLMGFGHRVYKNYDPRAKIIKNTADEILSKLKGGDQLLDIAKKLEETALHDDYFVERKLYPNVDFYTGLIYRALGFPTKYFTVLFALGRLPGWIAHWREMINDPANKIGRPRQIYTGEKARDYTGISER; from the coding sequence ATGTCCGACGCGACGACTGCGGGGCAGTCCGGCGGCGAGACCGTCGCGCTAAGGCTGCCGAGCGGCGAACACGAGCTCAAGGTGGTCCACCCGGTCGAGGGCGCGCCCGGGATCGAGCTGGGCAAGTTGCTGGCGTCGACCGGGTACATCACCCTGGACCCCGGCTTCGTCAACACCGGTGCGGCGTCTTCGGCGATCACTTACATCGACGGTGACGCGGGCATCCTCCGCTACCGCGGGTACCCGATCGAACAGCTGGCGCAGAAGTCGACCTTCATCGAGGTCTCGTACCTGCTGATCTACGGCGAGCTGCCGACACAGGCTCAGCTGACCGAGTTCACCGAGAAGATCCAGCGGCACACCCTGCTGCACGAAGACCTCAAGGCCTTCTTCGGCGGCTTCCCGCGCGACGCGCACCCGATGCCGGTGCTGTCGAGCGCGGTCTCGGCGCTGTCGACCTTCTACCAGGACTCGCTGAACCCGTTCGACGAACCCAACGTCGAGCTGTCGACCATCCGCCTGCTGGCGAAGGTCCCGACGCTGGCGGCGTACGCCTACAAGAAGTCGATCGGCCAGCCGTTCCTCTACCCGGACAACTCGCTCGGCCTGGTCGAGAACTTCCTGCGGATGACCTTCGGGCTGCCCGCCGAGCCCTACGACGTCGACCCCGAGGTCGCCAAGGCGCTCGACCTGCTGTTCATCCTGCACGCCGACCACGAGCAGAACTGCTCCACCTCGACCGTGCGCCTGGTCGGCTCGTCCGAGGCGAACCTGTTCGCCAGTGTTTCGGCGGGCATCAACGCGCTGTTCGGCCCGCTGCACGGTGGCGCCAACTCGGCCGTGCTCGACATGCTCGAGGGCATCAAGGCCGACGGCGGTGACGTCGAGAACTTCGTCAACCGCGTGAAGAACAAGGAACAAGGCGTGAAGCTGATGGGCTTCGGGCACCGGGTCTACAAGAACTACGACCCGCGCGCGAAGATCATCAAGAACACCGCCGACGAGATCCTGTCGAAGCTCAAGGGCGGCGACCAGCTGCTCGACATCGCCAAGAAGCTCGAAGAGACGGCGCTGCACGACGACTACTTCGTCGAGCGGAAGCTGTACCCGAACGTCGACTTCTACACCGGCCTGATCTACCGGGCGCTCGGCTTCCCGACGAAGTACTTCACGGTGCTGTTCGCGCTGGGCCGTCTCCCCGGCTGGATCGCGCACTGGCGCGAGATGATCAACGACCCGGCGAACAAGATCGGCCGCCCGCGCCAGATCTACACCGGTGAGAAGGCCCGGGACTACACCGGCATTTCGGAGCGCTAG
- a CDS encoding carbohydrate kinase, with protein MIVVGGEALVDLVPGDPLDSTVDGGLRALLPRLGGGPYNVALAAARLGAPSAFLSRVSDDRFGQALLKRLHESGVDTDLVQRGAEPTTLAVVALDEKGSAHYTFYTEGTADRLVADPGPLEDATMLCLGTLGMVLEPGASVYETMLRRESARGVLTALDPNIRAALIRDPDAYRTRFASWLPYVRLLKLSDDDAEWLADGKDAVEAAKEWVAAGVDAVVLTRGADGLAVITGQGVLAEVPSERVEVVDTIGAGDTVQGALLTYLHEHRIRELTRMDAEMWRAALAFAAKAASITVSRSGAEPPTAEEMVSAV; from the coding sequence GTGATTGTCGTAGGTGGAGAGGCGCTCGTCGACCTCGTTCCCGGTGACCCATTGGATTCCACTGTGGACGGAGGGCTGCGCGCGCTGCTGCCCCGGCTGGGCGGTGGTCCATACAACGTCGCTTTGGCCGCGGCCAGGCTCGGCGCGCCGTCGGCGTTTTTGAGCCGGGTGTCCGATGACAGGTTCGGACAAGCGCTGCTCAAGCGCCTGCACGAGTCCGGTGTGGACACCGACCTGGTGCAGCGCGGCGCCGAGCCGACGACGCTCGCCGTGGTCGCGCTCGACGAAAAGGGCTCCGCGCACTACACCTTCTACACCGAAGGCACCGCGGACCGGCTCGTCGCCGACCCCGGCCCGCTCGAAGACGCCACCATGCTGTGCCTCGGCACCCTCGGCATGGTCCTGGAGCCCGGCGCGAGCGTGTACGAGACGATGCTGCGCCGCGAGTCCGCCCGCGGCGTGCTGACCGCGCTCGACCCGAACATCCGTGCCGCGCTGATCCGCGACCCGGACGCCTACCGCACGCGGTTCGCGTCCTGGCTGCCCTACGTGCGGCTGCTGAAGCTGTCCGACGACGACGCCGAGTGGCTCGCCGACGGCAAGGACGCGGTCGAGGCCGCCAAGGAGTGGGTCGCGGCCGGGGTGGACGCCGTCGTGCTGACCAGGGGAGCCGACGGGCTGGCCGTGATCACCGGCCAGGGGGTGCTCGCCGAGGTCCCGTCCGAGCGGGTCGAGGTGGTCGACACGATCGGGGCAGGTGACACTGTCCAAGGGGCGTTGCTCACATATCTGCACGAGCACCGAATCCGCGAGCTGACGCGAATGGACGCGGAAATGTGGCGTGCGGCACTCGCTTTCGCGGCGAAAGCGGCGTCGATCACGGTTTCCCGCAGTGGCGCGGAACCGCCGACGGCCGAAGAAATGGTGTCGGCTGTGTGA
- a CDS encoding TetR/AcrR family transcriptional regulator, which translates to MARQPTARQRALLSELEDLFLAEGFAQFTLDDLAGKLRCSKSTLYALAPSKEQLAVKVVAHFFKGAAEQIEARIAPLEDAREIIGEYFAGVSEYLKRASAAFMADIAEFPPARATYEMNSRAAASRIRSFIAKGVQDGIFRDVHARLIAEMAGLIIEGIQNGVVGQRTGVTDAEAFTALSELLLDGLTSRP; encoded by the coding sequence ATGGCACGACAGCCGACAGCCCGGCAGCGGGCACTTCTGAGTGAGCTCGAGGACCTGTTCCTCGCCGAGGGGTTCGCCCAGTTCACCCTAGATGACCTCGCGGGCAAGCTCCGCTGCTCGAAGTCGACCCTCTACGCGCTCGCGCCGTCCAAAGAGCAGCTGGCGGTGAAGGTCGTCGCCCACTTTTTCAAGGGCGCGGCCGAGCAGATCGAGGCCAGGATCGCGCCGTTGGAAGACGCCCGCGAAATCATCGGCGAGTACTTCGCCGGGGTTTCGGAATACCTCAAACGGGCCTCCGCCGCGTTCATGGCGGACATCGCGGAATTCCCGCCCGCGCGTGCGACTTATGAAATGAACAGCCGCGCCGCCGCGAGCCGGATCCGGTCGTTCATCGCCAAGGGTGTCCAAGACGGCATCTTCCGTGACGTCCACGCGCGGCTCATCGCCGAGATGGCCGGGCTGATCATCGAGGGCATCCAGAACGGGGTCGTCGGTCAGCGGACCGGTGTCACGGACGCGGAAGCGTTCACCGCACTGTCCGAATTGCTGCTCGACGGACTAACATCGCGGCCGTGA
- a CDS encoding acyl-CoA dehydrogenase family protein, whose product MPAERLLPTTEAQDLVALAADIARAELAPIASEYEKAERFPREQFRLLGKSGLLGLPYSADWGGGEVSYEVYLQVLEEIAAAWMSVGVGLSVHTMSCYALAHHGTDEQRDRWLPQMLDGDLLGAYALSEMHAGSDAAALSTKAVLDGSDYVINGTKAWITHAGEADFYTTMVRTSDNGGRGISCLLVDGQTPGLSAAEPEQKMGLTASTTAQLRFEDARVASNRLIGNEGDGLKLALSSLSSGRLGIAACAVGLAQAALDESVEYAKGRTQFGRPIIEFQGLEFLLADMAATVESSRAMYLDAARRRDRGMPFQRQASIAKLVATDGAMKVTTDAVQVLGGAGYTKDFPVERYMREAKVPQIFEGTNQIQRLVIARELKNS is encoded by the coding sequence ATGCCAGCCGAACGCCTGCTCCCCACGACCGAAGCGCAGGACCTCGTCGCGCTGGCCGCGGACATCGCGCGGGCCGAGCTGGCGCCGATCGCGTCCGAGTACGAGAAGGCCGAGCGGTTCCCCCGCGAGCAGTTCCGGCTGCTCGGCAAGTCGGGCCTGCTGGGGCTCCCGTACTCCGCGGACTGGGGCGGCGGCGAGGTCTCCTACGAGGTCTACCTGCAGGTTCTCGAGGAGATCGCGGCCGCGTGGATGTCCGTCGGCGTCGGCCTGTCCGTGCACACGATGTCCTGCTACGCGCTCGCCCACCACGGCACGGACGAGCAGCGCGACCGCTGGCTCCCCCAGATGCTCGACGGCGACCTGCTCGGCGCGTACGCCCTGTCGGAGATGCACGCGGGCTCCGACGCGGCCGCGCTGTCCACCAAGGCGGTGCTCGACGGCTCCGACTACGTCATCAACGGCACCAAGGCCTGGATCACCCACGCCGGCGAGGCCGATTTCTACACGACCATGGTCAGGACCAGCGACAACGGCGGCCGCGGCATCTCCTGCCTGCTCGTTGACGGCCAGACGCCCGGCCTGTCCGCCGCCGAGCCCGAGCAGAAGATGGGACTGACCGCGTCGACCACCGCGCAGCTCCGTTTCGAGGACGCGCGCGTGGCGTCGAACCGACTTATTGGCAACGAAGGTGACGGACTGAAGCTCGCGTTGTCCTCGCTCAGTTCGGGCAGGCTGGGCATCGCGGCGTGCGCCGTCGGCCTCGCGCAGGCCGCGCTGGACGAGTCCGTCGAATACGCCAAGGGCCGCACCCAATTCGGCCGCCCGATCATCGAATTCCAGGGCTTGGAGTTCCTGCTCGCCGATATGGCCGCGACGGTCGAATCATCCCGCGCGATGTATTTGGACGCGGCCCGCCGCCGCGACCGCGGAATGCCGTTCCAGCGCCAGGCCTCGATCGCGAAACTGGTCGCGACGGACGGCGCGATGAAGGTGACCACGGACGCGGTGCAGGTGCTCGGCGGCGCGGGCTACACCAAGGACTTCCCGGTCGAGCGCTACATGCGCGAGGCGAAGGTCCCGCAGATCTTCGAAGGCACGAACCAGATCCAGCGCCTGGTCATCGCGCGCGAACTCAAGAACTCCTGA
- a CDS encoding Uma2 family endonuclease, giving the protein MTALPEPQQHPWLAMPDHLLTIEEYSALGEPDSGFSELVEGRLLMSPSPRPRHNNAMGKLYVQILPQLPPHLTAIQDIDVDLELVPTTDPGFSRRPDLVVVEREAFAKADEEDRMLRAAEVVVVIEIVSPGSQRTDHVTKHGEYADAGIPFYWIVDITDPFSLIACHQAGELGYQDAPAATGTFVTSEPFPLKIDLDGLRS; this is encoded by the coding sequence GTGACGGCCCTTCCCGAACCGCAGCAGCATCCGTGGCTGGCAATGCCGGATCACCTGCTGACGATCGAGGAGTACTCGGCGCTCGGCGAGCCCGATTCCGGCTTTTCGGAACTTGTGGAAGGTCGCCTTTTGATGTCGCCAAGTCCCCGGCCTAGACATAACAACGCGATGGGGAAACTGTATGTGCAGATCTTGCCGCAGCTTCCACCACACCTCACGGCCATCCAAGACATCGATGTCGATCTCGAGCTGGTCCCGACGACCGATCCCGGGTTCTCCAGGCGCCCGGATCTCGTTGTCGTGGAAAGGGAAGCGTTCGCGAAGGCCGACGAAGAAGACCGCATGCTCAGGGCTGCCGAAGTGGTCGTCGTCATCGAGATCGTGTCGCCCGGTTCGCAACGCACGGACCACGTGACCAAGCACGGCGAATACGCGGACGCGGGAATTCCGTTTTACTGGATCGTCGACATCACCGACCCGTTCTCGCTGATCGCGTGTCACCAGGCCGGAGAACTCGGCTACCAAGACGCCCCGGCGGCGACCGGCACCTTCGTCACGAGTGAACCGTTCCCGCTGAAGATCGATCTCGACGGCCTCCGGTCCTGA